TCGGAAGCAAATTCCTGAAGGATTTCACCGATTAGCCCATTTAAGATGACTGCATAGGCGGCATTAAAATCTCCTTTTCCGATTTCCTCTGCCGCTATTCCTGTTGTGATGCAGCTCGCCGAACTGCCATTATATTGTTCATGTACACGCAGTCCAGTAACGCCGAGAGTACCCAATTTCCCCCATATGTCAAAAGGGAATTTTTCTTCCCGATCCCATTTCATATAATTAGGGAGCAGTTCCTTTTTTGAAAAGTCTCGAAGAATTTGACGAAAGGCGATCTGGTCTTCCGTCCAACTGAAATCCAACATGATCATCCCTCTATTTCTTTTTTTCTAACTATATAACTTCTGTCACTTTTACGTGTTGATTCCCTCCTCTCAAACGAATTCATTTCTTCACATTTCTATATAAAGCAAAAATGATGCCAATATTTAAACCTTGATATAACAGGATATTTTCAAAAAATGAGCGGAAAACTTTTTGCGTTATGGATAATTTTTTCGCAATGTTGCGAAGACAAATGCTGTGAGACTTATCAGGGATTATTCTTCGATTCATCGAAGCCTTGAAGTGGGGGTCTTACTGACGGCTGCGGCGTGATAAAAATTCATCCAAGTGTGATTAGCACCCACATTCGGGATGAAATCAGTCGCTTAGAAACGCAAAAAAGGAACAGTGAGTAACTCAAATTAAAAATAGGCACCTTAAAAAGGCCAATAGCCTGTCTTTAAGGTGCCAAATATAGGATAATAAGCTCAATTGAGATTGTTGTTTCTCTTTAAATATTTTGTAATCTTGGAGTTTTGAGATAAGTGTAGAGGTTTTTCCCCATCCTCTATTGTTCGGAAATCAATGTTCTGGCCAGCTTTTTCTTTGAACCTCGTACATTTTGTATTTTCCCTTTCAAGCTAGTCTAGCAGCCCAATAAAAGTATACCTTCCAAAAAGTCTGGGACAGTCAGCCTCTAGTCTCCCTTGTTTATGCGTGAATATCATTTAATTCTTTTTCAAGAATTCCTCTAAAAATAGCTTTTTTAATTTATATTTTTCAATTTTATTCGTTGGCGTTCGCGGTAAATCCTTAATAAAATGAATATGCTTCGGCCACATAAATTTAGGCATTTCGCGTTTCGTCCATTCTTCTAACTTAGCTACGCTTAGCTTTTCCGTTTTTGGTACGACGAAAACAACAATATCATCCTCATCACCTTCTTCGGCAGGAATAGGAAAAGCTGCTGAAACGCTGACAAGAGAATGCTGATTGATCATATCTTCCACCTGATAAGAAGATATATTTTCTCCCTTATGCCTAATTACATCTTTCATTCTATCGACGAAATAGTAAATTCCATTTTCGTCCCGATATCCAACATCCCCAGTATGAAACCAAAGGTTTTGAAATACCTCTACAGTGGCAGCGGGTTTGTTAAAATATTCTTTCAGTAATAGGTGCGGGAATTTTGAGCGAAATGCGATTTGCCCGGGCTGACCAATGCCACATTCATTATCATGCTCATCTAAAATTGCCGCTTCATAAAAAGGTGCAGCATAGCCCATATACCCTTTTGCTAGTGGTTCATTTCCTCTTTGAAAAGGAATCTCCAGTTCTTTTGCAATTTTTTGAGTTTCTTCTCTTGTGTATCCTTTATACATTTCCTTTGGGGTACCTTTTTCTTCTCCAAGTTCATCAATAATCCCAACAAAACCGTTTCCTGATTCTGTTTGGCCATAGCCCGCTGAAACAAAGTTAATTCCAAATCGTTTTGCAACATCATTGTGATATTGTGGTAGCGGCTGCATATGTACGCGATTTAACGTATTGAATCGGTCTTTCTCAGATGGAGGGGCTTTCATTAGCCAGGGGATCATTACGTCAAGCAAAATCGCATTCGTTGCACCGCTTTTCCGTATTCTCTCCCAAAAATCATGTGGACTGAATTTATCCCAAAGCGCCACTGTGCAGCCAGCAAACGCTGCACGAGCAACAAGGGCAAAAGCACCACCTACATGATACATTGGCAAATCGTTGTAGATCACATCCTCCTGTTTGTTAAAGGCTCTAAAGAAATACGTATAACCGTGAATCCAACGATACGATTGCACCACACCTTTTGCCGCTCCTGTCGTGCCCGACGTGTAAATAATGTTAGCTGTATCGTAATAGTGGATTGGAAGATTAGGGTTTTCATAGTTTCCCTGAACAACTTCATGAAATGAAATTGCTGGGAACTGAGAATCGAGTTCGATTGCAGCCTCTTCCGCAGAGTAATCATGACTCGTTTCGGCCGGATCATACATGACAATCGGAAAAGAGTACAGTTCGCTTTTTATACCATTAATTATGGAGACCATTTGCCTTTCAGTTACAAGAAGCTTTGGCTTAGTATCATTTATCTGATACGAGAGGAGCTTGCCTTTATAGTTAAAATTAATTGGACAAAAAACAGCACCCGCTTTCCAAATCCCAAACATCGCTATTGTTGTCACAAGGGGATTTTTTAAAAATAACGAGATACGATCTCCCTTTTGAATCCCTCTTTTCATTAGATGATGGGCAAAGTTGTTAGCCATTTTATTAAAGTCGTGATACGTGTACGTTTTATTTTCTTCCCCATAAAAAATAAAAGATTTATTGCCGCATTCCTTTGCCCATTTTTCAAATTTCTTAGTAATTAACTCTTCATCAGTCCCTAACGTTTTCTCGAATCTTTCTACACTCATTCTGCTCCCTCCCCTTATAGAAATAATAGAATTGCCCGCTTCCTCCGCCTAAAGTTTATTGTTCTTTCCAAATCGTTGAGAAAATTGGCTTTCCTAATAAATTAGGTTCATACCCCTTAATCGATTGGTTCATAGCAGCTGCGCGTGGTTCAAAGAAAATCGGAATCATAATCGCTTCCTCTAGGAGAGCTTTTTGGCTAATTTCACTATACAGCTTTGCACGTCCTTCTTGTTCATAGGTGCCAGCAGCTTCTGAAATTAAACTTTCAATTTCATCTGTCGAATGGCCCCCGGCATTGTAAAAACTGTCGCGCGCGAACAAGTTTTTTATCGTAATTTGCGGGTCAGGCCTACCTGTCCAACTAGATAGAAACATAGGTACTTCTTTTTCAACAAAATAGTTTGAAACTGCGGCTTGCAATTCCATTGCTTGGAGTTCTACTTGAATGCCAACTTCCGCTAACTGGCTTTTAATTGCTTCTGCTAATCGTTGTTCATAGGCGGTGGAATAATGGTTCATCTTAATTTTGACATTTTCAACCCCTGCATCTTTTAAAATTTGTTTTGCTTTTTCAGGATCATAGTCAATTTTGATATTTTGATCCGCAGCCCAATATTCTTTAGGGAACGGTATGTAAGCCGATTCACCGCTTCCAAAGTTAATCGCTTGAATAATTGCATCGCGATTAATTCCATATAAAATAGCTTGTCTCACAGCTTTGTTATTGATCGGCTCCTTCTCTGCATTCAAATACAACATTCGGAACGCAACAGACGTTTTATCTTTTAGGATAATGTTTGCCTCATTTTTAAGGCTTTGGACGTTCCCGGGCTTAATATCGTCTGCCAAATCAATTTCGCCGGATTTTAAGGCATTGATGCGTGTATTTTCATCCGCCATAATTTTAACCGTCATTTTATCAAGATAAGGCTGTCCTTCTTGCCAGTAATCCTCAAATGCCTTGAATACTATCTCGCCATTTGGCACGCGTTTTTCCATTTTATAGGGACCTGCGCCTACAGGGTTTTGTGAAAAATCATCTCCTTTTTCTTCAACCGCAGTCGGGGAAACCATCATTCCGCCGCGATCCGATAGTGCTAATAAAATTGACGAATCAGGCTGGGACAAATGTAGCTTAACGGTTTTCTCGTCAACTACTTCGACGCTTTCAATATTTTTGAGATCGGTCACCTTTGAGTTTTCAGAATTGGCTCTCTCAATGTTAAATTTGACAGCTTCCGCATTAAATGGTGTTCCGTCGTGGAACGTCACCCCTTCTCTTAACGTAAGCTGCAACGTTTTATCATCCGCAAAGTCCCAAGATTCTGCTAACCCAGCTTCCGGTTCTAGTTCAGGTGAAAATTCAATTAGCGTAGCATATACTGGCCACAGCAATGCATGATCGCTTCCCGCGCTTCCTAGAATGGGATCATAGTTGCTGACATCTGTCTGATATGCAAAAGTTGCTTCTCCACCTTTTTGTGGCTTACCTTCTTCTGTTTTCGAAGCTTCATTTCCTTTGGTTCCATTATCTTTTGGCTGGCCGCTAGTCTTAGACGAACACCCTACGATAACGAACACAAAAGCGATTAATAATAGAAATCTAATAATGAACTTCAACTGTGTGCCCTGCATTGATGAAAAGCCCCCTTTTAGTTTGGTTAAATAAAAATGGTTGTTTTAAACTCTAATTCTAATCAAGGACGCATCGTATGTGATTTGGAACCTAAATGTTCTGGTAAAAGTCGATATGCATCATCAATCCATTCACATAGGAGAGGCCTCGTATCGCGCGGATCAATGATTTCCTCAATGCCAAATGCTTCCGCTGTACGAAGCGGTGAACGTACACTTTCCATGTTCGCAGCCAACTCCTCAAGCAAAGCCTGCGGGTTATCACTTGCTTCCAATTCCCTCCGATAGGCCACTTGGATACCCCCTTCAACTGGAAGCGACCCCCAGTCTCCAGATGGCCAAGCGTAACGTAAATTTAACCCGTGGCCATTCGACATGCCAGCCCCGCCCACACCGAATACTCTTCGAATAATAATTTCAATCATTGGTACTGTCGCTTGATAGATTGCTGCGATGGCACGAACGCCTTTACGAATGGTTCCCCTTTTCTCAGCTTCAAGACCGATAACGAGCCCAGGCTGATCAACAAAATTCACGATTGGTACATGGAATGTGTTGCACATATCAACAAAACGTTCGATTTTCTCGCAGCTTTCCACCGTTAATCCGCCACCCCCTATAAACGGATCATTAGCTAAAAACCCAACTGGGTGCCCATCAAGCCTCGCAAAGCCGGTTACTGTTCCACCACCATAATATTTTCCCATTTCGAAAATTGAGTCTTTATCAAAAATCATTTCCAAAATAGGGCGTATTTTGTATGGCCGTCGGCGATTTTTCGGGATGACTGAAATCAATTTCTCTTCTCTTCTATTCCGGTCATCTTGAGATGTTTTAACTGGAGGAAGCTCATACACATTGCTTGGCAAATAAGACAAAAACTTCCGAATATGTTCAAAGGCTTCATCTTCTGATT
This genomic interval from Pueribacillus theae contains the following:
- a CDS encoding AMP-binding protein, with the translated sequence MSVERFEKTLGTDEELITKKFEKWAKECGNKSFIFYGEENKTYTYHDFNKMANNFAHHLMKRGIQKGDRISLFLKNPLVTTIAMFGIWKAGAVFCPINFNYKGKLLSYQINDTKPKLLVTERQMVSIINGIKSELYSFPIVMYDPAETSHDYSAEEAAIELDSQFPAISFHEVVQGNYENPNLPIHYYDTANIIYTSGTTGAAKGVVQSYRWIHGYTYFFRAFNKQEDVIYNDLPMYHVGGAFALVARAAFAGCTVALWDKFSPHDFWERIRKSGATNAILLDVMIPWLMKAPPSEKDRFNTLNRVHMQPLPQYHNDVAKRFGINFVSAGYGQTESGNGFVGIIDELGEEKGTPKEMYKGYTREETQKIAKELEIPFQRGNEPLAKGYMGYAAPFYEAAILDEHDNECGIGQPGQIAFRSKFPHLLLKEYFNKPAATVEVFQNLWFHTGDVGYRDENGIYYFVDRMKDVIRHKGENISSYQVEDMINQHSLVSVSAAFPIPAEEGDEDDIVVFVVPKTEKLSVAKLEEWTKREMPKFMWPKHIHFIKDLPRTPTNKIEKYKLKKLFLEEFLKKN
- a CDS encoding acyl-CoA carboxylase subunit beta; protein product: MSWQKEIDELREREKEAYKMGGEENVERHRSRGKLDVRERIKRLLDEESFHEFGAIAGKTVYENGERKSFTPANFLYGTGRLNGRKVVIGADDFTVRGGAADGAIRGKQIKSEQMAHELQLPIIRLVDGTGGGGSVKFLDIEGHTYVPVNPAWDYVVKNMGVVPVVAACLGSVAGLGAARVAASHFSIMVEETSQLFVAGPQIVNYGVGQNLTKEELGGVQVHRSSGAIDNVVKSEDEAFEHIRKFLSYLPSNVYELPPVKTSQDDRNRREEKLISVIPKNRRRPYKIRPILEMIFDKDSIFEMGKYYGGGTVTGFARLDGHPVGFLANDPFIGGGGLTVESCEKIERFVDMCNTFHVPIVNFVDQPGLVIGLEAEKRGTIRKGVRAIAAIYQATVPMIEIIIRRVFGVGGAGMSNGHGLNLRYAWPSGDWGSLPVEGGIQVAYRRELEASDNPQALLEELAANMESVRSPLRTAEAFGIEEIIDPRDTRPLLCEWIDDAYRLLPEHLGSKSHTMRP
- a CDS encoding ABC transporter substrate-binding protein — its product is MQGTQLKFIIRFLLLIAFVFVIVGCSSKTSGQPKDNGTKGNEASKTEEGKPQKGGEATFAYQTDVSNYDPILGSAGSDHALLWPVYATLIEFSPELEPEAGLAESWDFADDKTLQLTLREGVTFHDGTPFNAEAVKFNIERANSENSKVTDLKNIESVEVVDEKTVKLHLSQPDSSILLALSDRGGMMVSPTAVEEKGDDFSQNPVGAGPYKMEKRVPNGEIVFKAFEDYWQEGQPYLDKMTVKIMADENTRINALKSGEIDLADDIKPGNVQSLKNEANIILKDKTSVAFRMLYLNAEKEPINNKAVRQAILYGINRDAIIQAINFGSGESAYIPFPKEYWAADQNIKIDYDPEKAKQILKDAGVENVKIKMNHYSTAYEQRLAEAIKSQLAEVGIQVELQAMELQAAVSNYFVEKEVPMFLSSWTGRPDPQITIKNLFARDSFYNAGGHSTDEIESLISEAAGTYEQEGRAKLYSEISQKALLEEAIMIPIFFEPRAAAMNQSIKGYEPNLLGKPIFSTIWKEQ